One genomic region from Salvia hispanica cultivar TCC Black 2014 chromosome 2, UniMelb_Shisp_WGS_1.0, whole genome shotgun sequence encodes:
- the LOC125204423 gene encoding formin-like protein 11 — protein MGHLLHVIFIIIVFFLISFHTLVSIDYTNHGVNKSYVNQDSKRLLLLEKFRVLLGLKPRRSGDLSHFSASPAPAPGPGIAPGGAPAPSPVAQRRAHVPLRHRHPLPQAHKVQKEERGRGKRVMTAVLASVGVTSALCAAAMFFGCRKFKKRRRKQRRRGLSKFVSSVKKVTSDPGQGPDLFYLNSLESALEPEKCCLKLSSTTEKICSGDNSIDGREMNVTDSEMESGRFSSCGEITTVHEISECVNNDSSSSLGEGIIHKFDDKIEANSDDDNESFHSFSDSQTRLSNASASSVGEASENMPHEEIKQTHSSTCTAAASKIPPPPPPPPPPTQESKSFSSSTLLSRLLVPSSAPPPPPPPPCPPPLSNGNGKAAPPPPPSSLGTQQVPLGKDGCPLPKLKPLHWDKVRAAPNRSTVWDKLRSSSFEFDEEMMESLFGYNLQNSMKIEEAKSKTPSPSKHVLEPKRLHNITILSKALNVTAEQVCGALIRGEGLSLQDLEALSKMVPTKEEEAKLANYKGDILELGSAEKLVKAMIQIPFAFARIEAMLYRETFEDEVLHLKKSFSILEEACKELRSSRLFLKLLEAVLKTGNRMNIGTIRGGAKAFKLDALLKLSDVKGTDGKTSLLHFVVQEIIRSEGIRVSDSIMGKIQQRGKNEDKEESYRRMGLDLVSGLTTELCNAKKTATIDLDVLASSVANLTEGMRRMQGLVRKEMKGGFVSSMREFLEEGERKLRELQGDEDRVLLHVREITEYFHGDVSKDESNPLRIFVIVRDFLSMLDHVCKELRSLKAPPCSPNPFR, from the exons atggggcatcttctccacgtgatttTCATCATCATTGTTTTCTTCCTCATCTCTTTCCACACCCTCGTCTCAATCGATTACACCAATCATGGCGTCAACAAGAGCTATGTTAATCAAGACTCTAAAAGGCTCCTTTTGCTTGAGAAATTCAGAGTCTTGCTTGGCCTCAAGCCCAGAAGAAGCGGTGACTTGTCTCATTTCTCTGCCTCTCCCGCGCCGGCTCCAGGCCCCGGCATTGCGCCTGGAGGCGCGCCAGCTCCTTCTCCGGTGGCGCAGAGGCGCGCGCACGTGCCTCTGCGCCACCGCCACCCGCTCCCGCAGGCACACAAGGTGCAGAAGGAGGAGCGGGGGAGAGGGAAGAGAGTGATGACTGCGGTGCTTGCATCAGTCGGCGTTACCTCGGCACTTTGCGCGGCGGCGATGTTTTTCGGCTGCCGGAAATTCAAGAAACGGCGGAGGAAACAGAGGAGGAGAGGCTTGTCCAAGTTTGTGAGCTCGGTGAAGAAGGTAACATCTGATCCGGGCCAAGGCCCTGATCTTTTCTACCTCAATTCGCTGGAATCTGCTTTGGAACCAGAGAAATGCTGTCTGAAACTGAGCTCCACCACCGAAAAAATCTGCTCAGGTGATAATTCAATTGATGGGAGAGAAATGAACGTCACAGATTCGGAGATGGAGAGTGGGAGGTTTTCGTCATGTGGAGAGATTACTACTGTGCATGAGATTTCAGAGTGTGTGAATAACGACTCTAGTTCTTCCTTGGGCGAGGgaattattcacaaatttgatgataaaattGAGGCAAATTCAGATGATGATAATGAATCTTTCCATTCGTTTAGTGATTCACAAACGAGGCTTTCCAATGCCTCGGCTTCTAGCGTAGGCGAAGCTTCTGAAAATATGCCACACGAAGAGATAAAGCAAACACATTCTTCTACTTGTACAGCTGCTGCCTCAAAgattccaccaccaccacctccacctcctccgccGACTCAGGAATCCAAGTCTTTTAGCTCATCCACATTGCTAAGCAGGTTACTGGTGCCATCCTctgctcctcctcctcctccaccaccgccATGTCCACCTCCACTTTCTAACGGCAATGGTAAAGCAGCGCCCCCACCACCGCCTTCTTCACTAGGCACGCAACAAGTGCCTTTGGGAAAAGACGGGTGTCCGCTGCCAAAGCTGAAGCCACTCCACTGGGACAAAGTGAGGGCCGCCCCAAATCGCTCCACGGTTTGGGATAAGCTCCGGTCGAGTTCATTCGA ATTTGATGAGGAAATGATGGAATCACTCTTCGGTTACAACCTCCAAAATTCGATGAAGATCGAGGAAGCGAAGAGCAAAACTCCATCTCCAAGCAAGCACGTGCTGGAGCCCAAGAGACTGCACAACATCACCATACTCTCCAAGGCCTTGAACGTCACCGCAGAGCAAGTCTGCGGCGCTTTAATCCGAG GGGAAGGCTTGTCCCTGCAAGACTTGGAAGCACTCTCAAAGATGGTGCCGACAAAGGAAGAGGAGGCGAAGCTCGCAAACTACAAAGGCGACATACTCGAATTGGGGTCCGCGGAGAAGCTGGTCAAGGCAATGATCCAGATACCCTTCGCGTTCGCAAGAATCGAAGCAATGCTCTACAGGGAAACCTTCGAGGACGAAGTTCTCCATCTCAAGAAATCATTCTCAATCCTCGAG GAAGCGTGCAAGGAGCTGAGGTCTAGCCGCCTCTTCCTGAAGCTCCTTGAAGCAGTGCTGAAGACCGGGAACAGGATGAACATCGGGACGATAAGGGGAGGCGCAAAGGCGTTCAAGCTGGACGCGCTCCTGAAGCTCTCGGATGTGAAGGGGACGGATGGGAAGACGAGCCTCCTCCATTTCGTGGTCCAGGAGATCATCCGGTCAGAGGGGATACGCGTGTCGGACAGCATCATGGGCAAGATCCAGCAGAGGGGCAAGAACGAGGACAAGGAGGAGAGCTACAGGAGGATGGGGCTGGACCTTGTGTCCGGCCTGACCACCGAGCTTTGCAACGCGAAGAAAACGGCCACCATCGATCTGGACGTGCTTGCAAGCTCGGTGGCGAATCTGACGGAGGGCATGCGACGGATGCAGGGGCTGGTGAGGAAGGAGATGAAGGGGGGGTTTGTGAGCTCGATGAGGGAGTTCCTTGAAGAGGGGGAGAGGAAGCTGAGGGAGCTGCAGGGGGATGAGGACAGAGTGCTGCTGCATGTCAGGGAGATTACGGAGTATTTTCATGGAGATGTGAGCAAGGATGAGTCCAATCCGCTCAGGATTTTCGTGATCGTTAGGGATTTCTTGAGCATGCTGGATCATGTGTGCAAGGAGCTGAGGAGCTTAAAGGCGCCGCCGTGCAGTCCCAATCCCTTCCGATAG
- the LOC125204975 gene encoding pentatricopeptide repeat-containing protein At4g22760, with protein sequence MQVSRLANLLQNFVTADQAKQIHCQIVVNNLHHLEPLLVRQILKCAAHYSARTTHYVRLILRRMRNRDAFSASCTIRYLSQHGQFRDALALYLESHASGIFPNSFAVSSALKSCTRVLYETGGLMIHAQAQKLGFCEAVFVQTALLAFYSKMGDMVVARKVFDEIRERNVVSWNSLLGGYVKCGDLAMAQSVFDEMPEKDVVSWNSMVSGYARGKDMEQAYELFHRMPERSSASWNAMVTGYIECGKMELARSFFDAMPERNSVSYITMISAYSACGNVECAKELYDQNVEKDLLLYNAMISCYAQNNRAKEALQLLDELLKPSARFQPDKITLSSAISACSQLGDSEYGAWIEAYMREMGIRMDDHLTTSFIDLYAKCGNIDKAHELFNGLQKRDLVAYTAMILGYGINGRAKEAIDLFDEMIDSGIVPNMVTFTGILTAYSHVGLVEEGYHCFISMQRHGLVPTQDHYSIMVDLLGKAGRLKDAYELIKSMPTRPHAGVWGALLLACSLHSNVELAEIAASNCFELEPDSGGYHSLLAGIYASAGRWEDADRLRRAVGEKGLVKIAGSSWMN encoded by the coding sequence ATGCAAGTTTCTAGATTGGCAAATCTGCTGCAAAATTTCGTCACTGCTGATCAAGCCAAGCAAATCCACTGCCAAATAGTAGTCAACAATCTTCATCATCTCGAGCCGCTCTTAGTCcgtcaaattttgaaatgcgCCGCCCATTATTCTGCACGAACCACCCACTACGTCAGATTGATCCTCCGCCGTATGCGAAACCGCGACGCCTTCTCCGCGTCGTGCACGATCCGTTATCTCTCTCAACACGGCCAGTTTCGAGATGCTCTTGCTCTGTATTTGGAATCGCACGCTTCGGGGATTTTTCCGAATTCATTTGCTGTATCCTCAGCGCTTAAGTCTTGCACCAGGGTTCTTTATGAAACGGGCGGATTGATGATTCACGCGCAAGCGCAGAAGTTGGGTTTTTGTGAGGCTGTATTCGTGCAAACGGCGCTTTTGGCTTTCTACTCGAAAATGGGGGATATGGTGGTTGCGCGTAAGGTGTTCGATGAAATTCGTGAGAGAAATGTGGTTTCTTGGAACTCTTTGTTGGGGGGATACGTGAAGTGCGGAGATTTGGCCATGGCGCAGAGCGTATTCGATGAAATGCCTGAGAAAGATGTCGTGTCATGGAATTCGATGGTCTCAGGGTACGCGAGGGGTAAGGATATGGAGCAGGCTTACGAACTATTTCATCGAATGCCAGAGAGGAGTTCTGCTTCCTGGAATGCCATGGTTACCGGATACATAGAATGTGGGAAGATGGAGCTAGCACGGAGCTTTTTTGATGCAATGCCAGAGAGGAACAGCGTTTCGTATATCACGATGATTTCTGCCTATTCAGCGTGTGGGAACGTAGAGTGTGCGAAGGAGCTCTATGACCAGAATGTTGAGAAAGATCTGCTTCTATATAATGCCATGATCTCGTGCTATGCTCAGAATAACAGGGCGAAAGAGGCATTGCAGTTGTTGGATGAGCTGCTGAAGCCAAGTGCGAGATTCCAGCCTGATAAAATTACATTGTCTAGTGCCATCTCCGCGTGTTCGCAGCTAGGAGACTCGGAATATGGGGCTTGGATTGAAGCGTACATGAGAGAAATGGGGATCAGAATGGATGATCACTTGACCACCTCTTTTATCGACTTGTACGCTAAGTGTGGAAACATTGATAAAGCTCATGAGCTGTTCAATGGCCTGCAGAAGAGGGATTTAGTAGCTTACACTGCGATGATTTTAGGCTATGGTATAAACGGTAGGGCAAAGGAGGCCATCGATTTATTCGATGAGATGATTGATAGTGGCATTGTTCCAAACATGGTTACTTTTACTGGAATACTGACGGCTTACAGCCATGTTGGTTTGGTGGAAGAAGGCTACCATTGTTTCATATCAATGCAGAGACATGGGCTTGTCCCGACACAGGATCACTACTCAATAATGGTTGATCTTTTAGGTAAGGCTGGACGGCTTAAAGATGCTTATGAGTTGATCAAGAGCATGCCTACTAGGCCACATGCTGGAGTGTGGGGCGCGTTGCTGCTTGCTTGCAGCCTGCACAGTAATGTGGAGCTTGCGGAGATTGCTGCCAGTAATTGTTTCGAGCTAGAGCCTGATAGTGGCGGCTATCATTCTCTTCTTGCCGGTATTTATGCCTCTGCAGGGAGGTGGGAAGATGCTGATAGATTAAGGAGAGCAGTTGGAGAGAAGGGTCTTGTGAAGATAGCGGGATCGAGCTGGATGAACTGA
- the LOC125203927 gene encoding putative protease Do-like 14: protein MHFLRKFSNKTVLIRAAALAAAGSGTFCFASSSGHDASISVSMPLPFRDSLAWPWRTIEGSIPFPSFTHSNHSQYGLLPLSFSKPDNVPDTNISKGAAWDAGDSPKHCCNCLGRDTIANAAAKIGPAVVNLSVPQGFIGITTGKSIGSGTIIDEDGTILTCAHTVVDFQGLRSLSKGKVEVTLQDGRSFEGTVVNADLHADIAIVKIKSKTPLPTAKLGTSSKLRPGDWVVAMGCPLTLQNTVTAGIVSCVDRKASDLGLGGMHREYLQTDCAINPGNSGGPLVNADGEVIGVNIMKLLGADGLNFAVPIDSVSKIIEHFKRNGRVVRPWLGLKMIDLNDMIVAHLKERSASFPDVRRGVLIPMVSPGSPADRAGFRPGDVLVEFGGRPIESIKEVIDIMGDKVGKPFKAVVKRENNFTETLTVIPDEANPAL from the exons ATGCATTTCTTG AGAAAGTTCTCGAACAAAACCGTTCTCATTCGTGCAGCGGCTTTGGCTGCAGCTGGTTCAGGGACATTCTGTTTTGCTTCTTCTTCAGGTCATG aTGCGTCAATATCTGTTTCAATGCCTTTGCCGTTTCGGGATTCCTTAGCATGGCCTTGGAGAACTATCGAGGGGAGCATCCCGTTTCCTTCATTTACGCACTCAAACCATTCACAGTATG GTCTTCTTCCTCTATCTTTTTCGAAGCCGGATAATGTGCCAGATACTAATATAAGTAAAGGAGCTGCTTGGGATGCTGGAGATAGCCCAAAACACTGCTGCAACTGTCTTGGCCGCGATACTATTGCAAATGCAGCTGCCAAGATAGGCCCTGCTGTTGTGAATTTGTCGGTACCTCAAG GTTTCATTGGTATAACTACAGGTAAAAGCATTGGGTCAGGGACTATTATAGATGAAGATGGTACTATCTTAACTTGTGCTCATACGGTGGTTGACTTTCAAGGACTGAGATCCTTATCCAAGGGAAAG GTTGAAGTGACATTGCAAGATGGTCGGTCATTCGAGGGAACTGTGGTGAATGCTGATTTGCATGCCGACATAGCAATAGTGAAGATAAAGTCCAAAACTCCACTTCCAACAGCAAAACTTGGGACATCGAGTAAGCTTCGCCCTGGGGATTGGGTGGTGGCTATGGGCTGCCCCCTTACCCTTCAGAATACTGTTACTGCAGGTATTGTAAg CTGTGTTGATCGTAAAGCTAGTGACTTGGGTCTCGGAGGCATGCATAGGGAATATTTACAAACTGATTGTGCAATAAATCCg GGTAATTCTGGTGGGCCTCTTGTAAATGCTGATGGAGAAGTTATAGGTGTTAACATCATGAAACTGTTGGGGGCTGATGGATTAAATTTTGCTGTCCCGATTGATTCAGTGTCAAAAATAATTGAGCACTTCAAAAGAAATGG GAGAGTTGTTCGACCATGGCTTGGTTTAAAAATGATTGATCTCAATGATATGATTGTTGCACATCTTAAAGAAAGAAGCGCTTCCTTCCCAGATGTCAGAAGAGGAGTTCTTATACCTATG GTATCTCCTGGTTCCCCGGCTGATCGTGCTGGCTTTCGTCCTGGAGATGTTTTAGTTGAATTTGGAGGAAGGCCCATTGAAAGCATTAAGGAG GTGATAGATATCATGGGTGACAAAGTAGGAAAACCTTTCAAGGCTGTTGTGAAGAGGGAAAACAATTTTACCGAGACTTTAACTGTGATTCCAGATGAAGCAAATCCAGCACTGTGA